ACATTTGATGACTTGACATCACGATGAAGAATGCGGTGCTCACATTCATCATGCAGAAATGTAAGTGCTGATGCAACACCAAGCACCGCCCGAAACCGTGCCTCCCAAGGAAGTATTGCTCCACCCTTTGTGTGCAGTGCACTGTCAAGATTACCATTGGGCATGAACTCGTAAACAAGAACCTGGTCATGCTCACTGGAGCACCATCCCAAGAGTGGCACAAGATTGGGGTGGTGTGGGCAATCAAGCATGGCACGAAGCTCACTCAGAAACGCCTTTGAGCACGGCCACATAGCTTGGAACCGTTTGACAGCAACCCTTGACCCAGAAGGGAGAACCCCCTGAAACACAATCGCGCCAGAGCCACCAATGCCGATCACATTTTCACTGCCGAAGTCCTTTGTTGCTGCGCGTACCACCTCCATGGACAGCATCCCACGGAAGTTCTTGTCGTCGAACAGCACAGCAGGTTTTTCACTTGTGCGGCGCTTTGGATGGCGAATCCATAGAATAGAGCTGATGACCACAACAACCAGCAAGACCACGCCACCGAGAGCTCCACCCAGCACCGTGTAGAGtaggttatggtggtggtggtgatttTCTGGAAGCGGCAGTGGGCTCTTGAGCGACGACGCCTGGTCCTTGGGCGGTGGCGAAGGAATTGGGGAAGCCGAGGCGTGCGAGGTGTTGGGGAAGCCGAAGGTGCGAAAGGTCCAGCTCTCGACGACGTGCAGCGCGGCCCCTTCGCCATTGGACGCCGAGAAGCCGGCGTACATGTGCGTGAGGAGGAGCCCGGAGAGGTCGACGTCGACGGAGAGCGCGGCCTTGTCGGGTTTGCGGGACGACGAGTAGGAGAGccaggcgcggaggcggcggcgcggcgcgcggTACTCGATCCAGGCGGTGATGGGCACGCCGGCCTTGAGGTCGACGCCGGGGCTCGCGGACGCGACGGAGAAGATGGAGCCCGCGTCGAGCGCGACGTGGTTGCCATCGGGGTCGCGCAGCGCCACGTCGCGGTGCGTGTCGAGCTCGACGGCGACGGTGTACACGTCGTGGGGCTCGCCGTCGTcgtcggaggcggaggcggaggggaAGAGGCCGAGGAACCCGTTGGAGGCCCCGAGGAAGGCGCGCGAGGAGGTGAGGACGAACGCGATCCCGTCGCCGTAGGAGGGCGACGGGGTGATGCGGAAGGTGAAGCGGGTGGAGAAGGAGGCCTGCGCCGGGGCGGCGCGCGGGTCGGGTGGGGGGAGGAGGAAGCGCACGGGCTCCGAGAAGAGGGCGCGGCCGGCGCCGATGCCGTCGCTGGAGTTGGTGGTGAGCGCGACGGCGACCCCGCCCGGGAGGACCGAGGCGGAGCCCAGGAGCGTGAGGTTGCTCGCCCACGAGATGTGGCggtaggaggaggcggcggcggcggcgggcgggaggtggacggcgaggaggaggagggggaggaggaagagggtgGAGGGGTGGGGCGGCGGCATGGCGACGCGCGGCTAGGTTCTCCGTGGCCGCATTGGCTGCGTCGGCGGTGggatttgggggaggaagaaggggagAGTCCCCTGGAAGGGAAGGGAGAAgcggaggggagggaggggaggggaaaTGGGGTTTAGCGAGTAGAGcggatgacatgtgggaccaaggCACTAACGGGCCCAAACATTCTCTGGGCCTTAAACGCATTGTCCAGTAACGCGATGCCTACTGTTATGTtgctttgtctcaaaaaaaatatACTGTTATGTTGCTACTCCAATATGGACTGATCCATCGGAGACAAGCAAAAGTAGCGAAATCACTTTATAAAGAGTACTCGGCCGCCGCCATCTGAAAAATTTAGGTCCCCTCGTCTCTGGTTGCTATCTTGATGCCGAGAGGTGGGGGACCTTGGATATTTAGGACTTCTATATTCTTCGTCATCGTCTATTGATCATCATAGTTTTGTGAGAACAAATTTTCTCTCATTCTTTTAACGGTGTCATGAGATTAGAGAGTTTTCTATTCTTGAAGATCCGATTATTCAGATCTGATGAGTTTATATTGTTGTGTCAAGCTTTTTTGTTAGTCTGATTCTTTGTGCAGGTGAAATCTTTCATCGACACCATGGTGAAGATATAGCGATTTGACGACCTGCACATCTAGGGGATCATCCCCGGACCAAATATATTCATCGATCAAGGCTTTTCATCTTTTTGGATGGGCGACTTAAGGCGCTTTCGAAAACTATTATTGATAATGTTTGTGTGGGTGAAAGAGTGACAACGTCGTTGCTCCAGTTCAATTGCAACATCTTTATTGAAGTCTTCGTAGTATTTCTTCGAGCAAAGATTGACATTGTGAAAAAggtgttttcaagagatttcattgtaattcttagtcataGGAGTTAAGTTGCATTTTCTTGGATCTTAGGTCCAAATTAATGTACATGTAATTGTTATTAATATGAATAAAGTTACAGGTGTTGTTAAAAACCTAATTAAGAAGTACTCCTTTCAAAGATCACTTCCCCCTTCCCAGGATGCGCAAGTGACGCGCtaagagttttcccttttttcatagATTCATTTATCAAATGTTTTAtcttaaaccgtgcatccaaatcttaaaacgttttcaccgttggatttccCGCTCGACGTCTTCAatactagatctcatgttgatagattttgacgaactatttttccaaaaaaaaatggaCAGAAAAACCGATCAAGAAAATCAAACCGGGAGCATGTTCTCTTTCTTTTTTGGAAGCCGTTTTGAGAGGCACAAGAAAATCCATGCCtctcatggaaagaaaaaagagaaaacacagttttttttttgttttcgagaggcatgaccgtgcctttcatgaaagaaaaaaaagaaaacacatttttttatgttttcaagaggcacggccgcgcatctcgcggaagcaaaaccgtgcctctcgtgaaaaaaaAGAAACACTTTTcttttgtttccgagaggcacggccatgcctccctctcgcagaagcgaaACCCTGgctctcgtggaagaaaaaaagTGGAAATGCATTTTTTTTttgtttccgaaaggcacggccgtgcctctcactgAAGGAAAATCATGCTTCTCATGAAAAACTGCCTTTTTTGCGTAAAAAATTTTTGTGTCGAAAAGCTAAGAAAAACAGATTGAAAaccgaaaagtaaaaaaaaacacaaaatgcatctAAAATGCTGAAATCGCGtgcgaaaaaataaataaaaaacaaaattcGAACGGAGCGCTCAGAGCGCATCACATGGCGGCAGCTGAAAGCGCACTCTCAACGCACCCGTGTGATCGTTggggaggctcccgaaggagcgctcctcATCTAGTTGCTCTCCAAAAGTAGACAAGCCGTTTGACTGCATCTCGTGGAGGCCTAAAATGACACGAAATATCAAACATGTAGACACGGCCGAGCGCCAGAGCTATTTCTCGCCTACTGTGAGAGATCCTTCAGTCTCGTCTCTCGTACTCGAGTAAATGGGCCGGCCAACACTGTAGATACCATAGCGGTTCTATGGACAGGTTCGTACTGGTTTTTCTAACCTGTTATATGGTTTATTTTTCTTTCGTTTATGTGTTTTATGGGTTTTTCATTGGCTTCTCTTctgttttttggtttttcttttctttcatcAATACAAGCATACTTTTTACAGTATACACTGAACATTTTTGTGCACATCTGAAACATTTTTGcacacattgaacattttcaaACAAAATATTAATATTTTCTTGATATATGTTTTGAACATATGTTCAAAATACATGTTAAAAAAATTTCAAACACACATTGaatcatagttttcaatgatatgaaACATTTTTCTAAAACTATGCGAATAATTTtacattgtatattaaaaaattagATGTCATGATAAATTTTTTAAAACCCATGAATAATTTCTTAAACGTAACGTACATTTTTCAAATGGttgaaaacattttttttgaatcatgcaaacatttttttacattgaATAAACGTTCTTTAAAAATATCATGTATATTTTTCTGAGATGCGTGAACAG
The sequence above is a segment of the Triticum dicoccoides isolate Atlit2015 ecotype Zavitan chromosome 1A, WEW_v2.0, whole genome shotgun sequence genome. Coding sequences within it:
- the LOC119283856 gene encoding L-type lectin-domain containing receptor kinase S.7-like, whose protein sequence is MPPPHPSTLFLLPLLLLAVHLPPAAAAASSYRHISWASNLTLLGSASVLPGGVAVALTTNSSDGIGAGRALFSEPVRFLLPPPDPRAAPAQASFSTRFTFRITPSPSYGDGIAFVLTSSRAFLGASNGFLGLFPSASASDDDGEPHDVYTVAVELDTHRDVALRDPDGNHVALDAGSIFSVASASPGVDLKAGVPITAWIEYRAPRRRLRAWLSYSSSRKPDKAALSVDVDLSGLLLTHMYAGFSASNGEGAALHVVESWTFRTFGFPNTSHASASPIPSPPPKDQASSLKSPLPLPENHHHHHNLLYTVLGGALGGVVLLVVVVISSILWIRHPKRRTSEKPAVLFDDKNFRGMLSMEVVRAATKDFGSENVIGIGGSGAIVFQGVLPSGSRVAVKRFQAMWPCSKAFLSELRAMLDCPHHPNLVPLLGWCSSEHDQVLVYEFMPNGNLDSALHTKGGAILPWEARFRAVLGVASALTFLHDECEHRILHRDVKSSNVLLDADFNARLGDFGLARVVSHGGVPLATQPAGTLGYLAPEYVHSGVASERSDVYSFGVLALEVATGRRPTEKGTAVVDWVWSLWGRRRLVDAADQRLQGRFVAEEMRRVLLVGLCCVHPDCRKRPGMRRVVRMLDGSAPMTLVPDKKPPVVLKSPLNQTSSVNTMDTMNTAFYSCR